A stretch of Candidatus Hydrogenedentota bacterium DNA encodes these proteins:
- the ybeY gene encoding rRNA maturation RNase YbeY, translating to MSAGKARAMVELAICNESTRKRLYRTGDLLAFAEKVCAGEGIGGTIEVSVLFCDDARIRHLNRQYRKLDRPTDVLSFCQNQAGQAGFRILGDIVISLETVERHCRGERGAMREEVRVLFCHGLLHLLNYTHGTEAARRAMAGKQAEYLEIPLDSAWPNALKERSAKHK from the coding sequence ATGAGCGCCGGCAAGGCAAGAGCCATGGTGGAACTCGCGATCTGCAACGAGTCGACTCGGAAACGGCTCTACCGTACCGGCGACCTGCTTGCCTTTGCCGAAAAGGTCTGCGCGGGCGAAGGCATTGGGGGGACGATAGAAGTCAGTGTCTTGTTCTGCGACGACGCGCGCATCCGTCACTTGAACCGGCAGTACCGCAAGCTGGACCGTCCGACGGATGTGCTTTCGTTCTGCCAGAACCAGGCGGGCCAGGCAGGATTCCGTATTCTGGGCGATATCGTGATATCATTGGAGACTGTCGAGCGGCATTGCCGGGGAGAGCGTGGCGCGATGCGCGAGGAGGTCCGCGTGCTGTTCTGCCATGGCCTTCTGCACCTTCTCAACTACACGCACGGGACCGAGGCTGCGCGGCGCGCTATGGCTGGCAAACAGGCTGAGTATCTGGAGATCCCCCTCGACAGCGCCTGGCCGAATGCATTGAAGGAACGCTCGGCAAAGCATAAGTGA
- a CDS encoding hemolysin family protein, protein MMSAALTLLAVFLLAVLFQALFAGYETGFVSSNAIRIRYLAEEEGNVRARGLLRYIERPEQMLAMLLIGTNIATMAGTMAITQAFTVLLGAQGAGHANIDIITKWSEVLAMLVVAPMMLVFGEILPKSVFRTHPNRLALALFPIINVFYWLLTPVAKPVSWFTQTLFRRRDKRTYLSPLMSTLDDVRVLVDESAQHGTIDPEEQRMIHAIIDLQNIQAKEIMVPRIDIYGLPDTTTRSELLGIFEASGKTRIPIYHESVDEIIGIVTAHDVLLDTDSGSEDIRLFMRDVMHVPDTITLDDVFEQMKRKKQHIAIVIDEYGGTDGLITLEDILEVIFGQIQDEHDREPKPIQRVGPDAYVIEARMSLEEAGEFMQVIIEDDEVETIGGWLMHVAGRIPAQGEVVLHNGFRMTVLEGGVNFVSKIRLEILPEAKEAYGAQTQDDANDGQDTGSRA, encoded by the coding sequence ATGATGAGCGCAGCACTCACCCTTCTGGCCGTGTTCTTGCTCGCGGTCCTGTTTCAGGCCTTGTTCGCGGGGTACGAGACCGGCTTCGTGTCGAGCAACGCCATCCGTATCCGCTACCTTGCGGAAGAAGAAGGCAATGTGCGGGCGCGGGGTCTGCTGCGGTACATCGAGCGGCCGGAGCAAATGCTCGCGATGCTTCTGATCGGCACCAACATCGCCACCATGGCGGGCACCATGGCGATCACTCAGGCATTCACCGTGCTGCTGGGCGCCCAAGGCGCCGGGCACGCGAACATTGACATCATCACGAAATGGAGCGAAGTGCTCGCCATGCTGGTCGTCGCGCCGATGATGCTTGTTTTCGGCGAGATTCTTCCGAAGAGCGTCTTCCGGACCCATCCAAATCGGCTTGCCCTCGCCCTGTTCCCCATCATCAACGTTTTCTATTGGCTGCTGACGCCCGTGGCCAAACCTGTTTCGTGGTTCACGCAGACCCTTTTCCGCAGACGCGACAAGCGGACCTACCTCAGCCCGCTGATGTCCACCCTCGACGACGTTCGGGTGCTGGTCGACGAAAGCGCGCAGCATGGGACCATCGATCCGGAAGAGCAGCGCATGATTCACGCCATCATCGACCTCCAGAACATACAGGCCAAGGAGATCATGGTGCCGCGCATCGACATCTACGGCCTGCCCGACACCACAACGCGCTCCGAACTGCTTGGCATATTCGAAGCGTCGGGCAAGACGCGCATTCCTATCTATCACGAGTCGGTGGATGAGATCATCGGCATCGTTACGGCTCACGACGTTCTGCTTGACACCGATTCGGGAAGCGAGGACATCCGCCTCTTCATGCGCGATGTCATGCACGTGCCCGACACCATTACCCTCGATGACGTGTTCGAACAGATGAAGCGCAAGAAGCAGCACATCGCGATCGTCATCGACGAGTACGGCGGGACCGACGGACTTATCACCCTCGAAGACATTCTCGAGGTCATTTTCGGACAGATCCAGGACGAGCACGACCGCGAACCGAAGCCCATCCAGCGGGTGGGCCCCGACGCGTACGTCATCGAAGCCCGGATGAGTCTCGAAGAGGCCGGCGAATTCATGCAGGTCATTATTGAAGACGACGAAGTTGAAACCATCGGAGGCTGGCTGATGCACGTGGCGGGGCGCATACCCGCGCAAGGGGAAGTGGTGCTGCACAACGGTTTCCGGATGACCGTGCTCGAAGGCGGCGTAAACTTCGTCTCGAAGATCCGCCTCGAAATCCTGCCCGAGGCAAAGGAAGCTTATGGCGCGCAAACGCAAGACGATGCCAACGACGGACAAGACACCGGGTCCCGCGCCTAA
- a CDS encoding hemolysin family protein, translated as MGEKTHVDDDAGPYPSTRAKVLGALVAVAFLGVLFIGFPAGWSAGAAVSGEPADTVAFTDFLPVPVLVCVAVLLGLSAFFSGSETAFFSIHRLRLRAISEEETISGRFITNMMKSPGRLLTTILVGNTTVNVLISVLLGTRVQRYFEHAFGWSTPLAYPVAVAACTGVLVFFGEISPKIVAVGASETLARLFALPLSLADRVLAPLRNTLLRLTDLLFRVTRFHELRAAPFITDEELKAALSTGESHGAIESGERQMIQGILEFTDTKLREVLTPRPDVVALPSNATVKEALEAYRENEYSRMPVFEEDMDHIRGVIVMKDLLPAIAKGDTARLASDFLRPPLFVPETMTVPQFVRHAQQRRTHLGIVVDEYGGTAGIVTLEDAVEEVVGDIMDEDEQELPPYERVAQNVYRVDGGLPLDELSEILKIKLEDEEHETVAGFLMKMSDRILQPGDEIEHYGVRFVVERCDGKRVESVRIEMTPAPDRTDAAQEGAPQ; from the coding sequence ATGGGAGAAAAGACACACGTAGACGATGATGCGGGGCCTTACCCTAGTACGCGCGCAAAGGTGCTGGGCGCGCTCGTTGCCGTGGCGTTTCTAGGCGTTCTCTTCATCGGGTTTCCGGCGGGCTGGAGCGCCGGGGCCGCGGTGAGCGGCGAACCCGCGGATACAGTGGCCTTCACGGATTTTCTGCCCGTTCCCGTGTTGGTCTGTGTCGCGGTGCTTCTCGGGCTGTCGGCCTTTTTCTCGGGTTCCGAGACGGCCTTCTTTTCAATCCACAGGCTTCGCCTGCGGGCCATATCCGAGGAGGAGACCATCTCGGGCCGGTTCATCACGAACATGATGAAGTCCCCCGGGCGTCTGTTGACGACGATCCTGGTGGGCAACACGACGGTCAACGTGCTGATTTCGGTGTTGCTGGGCACGCGGGTGCAGCGCTATTTCGAGCACGCTTTTGGCTGGAGCACGCCGCTGGCTTATCCGGTGGCTGTCGCCGCATGCACCGGGGTACTGGTCTTTTTCGGGGAAATCTCGCCCAAGATCGTAGCGGTAGGAGCCTCCGAGACGCTTGCGCGGCTCTTCGCCCTGCCGCTGAGCCTGGCTGATCGTGTGCTGGCGCCGTTGCGCAACACGCTTCTTCGCCTTACCGATCTGTTGTTTCGCGTCACCCGGTTTCACGAGCTGCGCGCCGCGCCGTTCATCACCGACGAGGAGCTGAAAGCGGCCCTGTCGACGGGCGAGTCGCACGGCGCCATCGAGAGCGGCGAGCGGCAGATGATCCAGGGCATCCTCGAGTTTACCGACACCAAACTGCGCGAAGTGCTGACGCCCCGGCCGGATGTGGTGGCGCTTCCCTCGAACGCCACGGTCAAAGAAGCCCTCGAAGCGTATCGCGAAAACGAATACTCGCGCATGCCCGTCTTTGAAGAAGATATGGACCACATCCGCGGCGTTATTGTGATGAAAGATCTGCTGCCGGCCATCGCCAAAGGCGATACGGCGCGCCTCGCGAGCGACTTTCTGCGGCCGCCGCTTTTCGTGCCCGAGACTATGACGGTGCCCCAATTCGTGCGTCATGCCCAGCAGAGACGGACGCATCTCGGCATCGTGGTCGACGAGTACGGCGGCACCGCCGGCATCGTCACCCTCGAAGATGCCGTCGAAGAAGTCGTGGGCGACATCATGGACGAAGATGAGCAGGAATTGCCGCCGTACGAACGCGTTGCTCAGAATGTCTACCGCGTGGACGGCGGATTGCCGCTGGACGAATTGAGCGAGATACTCAAGATCAAGCTCGAGGATGAAGAGCACGAGACCGTTGCCGGGTTCCTCATGAAGATGAGCGACCGGATACTCCAGCCGGGCGATGAGATCGAGCACTACGGGGTGCGTTTCGTCGTCGAGCGTTGCGACGGGAAACGCGTGGAATCCGTCCGCATCGAGATGACCCCGGCCCCGGACCGTACGGACGCCGCGCAGGAGGGAGCGCCGCAATGA